A region of Gemmatimonadota bacterium DNA encodes the following proteins:
- a CDS encoding outer membrane beta-barrel protein encodes MRNVLFAALLAATVPTFASAQGGSFETSLGGGVTIPMGNTADLYDTGFHGAAAIGYRALDSKVVFKLHASLHRLNQDAFTDAHANIFAAFVRADYDLSPTMYAIGGVGVVRNENQIVVSGVRFTNTNSDAAMTAGLGLNFGKNLFAEGRLMYGFGDPKSTLIPITVGLRF; translated from the coding sequence ATGCGCAACGTCCTATTCGCCGCCCTCCTCGCCGCCACCGTGCCGACTTTCGCCTCGGCCCAGGGCGGTTCCTTCGAAACCTCGCTCGGCGGCGGCGTGACGATTCCGATGGGCAACACCGCCGATCTCTATGACACCGGCTTCCACGGCGCCGCCGCTATCGGCTATCGCGCCCTGGATTCGAAGGTGGTCTTCAAGCTGCATGCCTCGCTGCATCGGCTGAATCAGGATGCCTTCACCGACGCGCACGCCAACATCTTCGCCGCCTTCGTCCGCGCCGATTACGACCTGTCGCCGACGATGTACGCGATCGGTGGCGTCGGCGTCGTCCGCAACGAGAATCAGATCGTGGTCAGCGGCGTCCGGTTCACCAACACGAATTCCGATGCCGCGATGACGGCCGGCCTCGGCCTCAATTTCGGCAAGAATCTCTTCGCCGAGGGTCGGCTCATGTACGGCTTCGGCGATCCGAAGTCGACGTTGATCCCGATCACCGTCGGACTGCGTTTCTAG
- a CDS encoding PAS domain-containing protein produces the protein MASQLPGNGFRLTAIRDALDRITDFRVTEASAIIAAMVRRPLSQVAGSTLRQIFPTPRIDRFVDRFAEALASDAPQTDEYPIVSGAVEATWVRQTATREDADTLLVLIEDLSAERQRAVQLAVSTRLRELLFERSTHSIVLVAPDGKIVEANAAFATLMQMEPTALIGLRLPDHLDCPPAEAVRPPSFRCKLRSADGEWRPIEISETPLPYDYRQLVIEDRSEIAASERRYRTAMHAAGLSAWEMHQATEALIVSESYRTLFDLPPDAPLPTTIAELRAMVHPDDRERVYRGRLSLPSWNPGETVPFEVSYRIITPSGEIRWMRTRGELVRANANDPGIIYAITRDITLLVETEARLRESEEQFRSAFDDSAIGMALVSNEGTTLRVNAALANMFGYTLEDAVRTQWHQILHPDEIPEASVVLREIAAGQLASSRAERRCLRRDGTLVWTQMTVAGVRGQSERPPQMIVQAEDITERKLSESARAEAEERLGLVLEATRDGVWDWDCVTGKIYFGPQWFGMLGYPAEGRFGDISVFTQLVHPEDLTALWPAVERHLEAPGEDFDKTFRMRHAEGHWVWIRARGRAFSRDAEGRAVRMVGTHTDVTHQKALEEQIRHGQKMDAVGKLAGGIAHDFNNLLTAIGSTTELLLDTTSAGDPHEQDLQNIALAADRAKALTRQLLAFSRQDVEQSAMVVVDAVVSQVAPLLHRMLGPAQALRVELAAPDQLLRLDPANLELALLNLVANARDAMPDGGTVLISTQVVDEAPGLDAPAPRVATRFVIITVRDTGVGMTDEVRERIFEPFFTTKPQGKGTGLGMPTVYGFVRRLQGSVQVESLPGEGTTVRLILPILTEVDDSASVDARHLPKQAGRAVRRLLLVDDDEVVRRSTQRLLEHRGITVTSVESADEALATLAASTTPFDVVLTDHAMPGRTGFELLEEIEKRYPAQRVVLMSGFTDDDRLRHTFSNRDVPFLAKPFTLDELMEALEG, from the coding sequence ATGGCTTCCCAGCTTCCGGGAAACGGCTTTCGACTGACCGCAATTCGTGATGCACTCGACCGCATCACGGACTTCCGCGTGACCGAGGCATCCGCCATCATCGCGGCGATGGTTCGCCGGCCACTCTCGCAGGTGGCCGGTTCGACGCTCCGTCAGATCTTCCCCACCCCACGCATTGATCGCTTTGTCGACCGCTTCGCCGAAGCACTGGCGAGTGACGCGCCGCAAACGGATGAATATCCCATCGTCTCCGGCGCCGTCGAAGCGACCTGGGTGCGGCAGACGGCGACGCGTGAAGATGCCGACACGCTGCTGGTGCTCATCGAGGATCTCTCCGCCGAGCGGCAGCGCGCCGTCCAGCTGGCGGTGTCGACGCGGCTCCGCGAACTGCTCTTCGAACGATCCACCCACTCGATCGTGCTGGTGGCCCCCGACGGGAAGATCGTGGAGGCCAATGCGGCATTCGCCACGCTGATGCAGATGGAGCCGACCGCCCTGATCGGGCTCCGGCTGCCGGATCATCTGGATTGCCCCCCCGCGGAAGCCGTCCGCCCGCCGTCGTTCCGATGCAAGCTGCGTTCGGCCGATGGCGAGTGGCGTCCGATCGAGATCTCGGAGACACCACTCCCCTACGATTATCGACAGCTGGTCATCGAGGATCGCTCCGAGATCGCGGCGAGCGAGCGCCGCTACCGCACCGCCATGCACGCGGCCGGCCTCTCCGCCTGGGAGATGCATCAGGCCACCGAAGCCCTGATCGTCTCCGAGAGCTACCGTACGCTGTTCGACCTGCCTCCCGATGCCCCGCTGCCGACGACGATCGCCGAGCTCCGCGCGATGGTGCATCCCGACGATCGGGAGCGGGTGTACCGCGGACGCCTGTCGCTCCCGTCCTGGAATCCAGGCGAGACCGTCCCGTTCGAGGTGTCCTATCGGATCATCACGCCCTCGGGGGAGATCCGCTGGATGCGTACCCGCGGCGAGTTGGTGCGGGCCAACGCCAACGACCCAGGCATCATCTATGCGATCACGCGCGACATCACGCTGCTGGTCGAGACGGAAGCGCGCCTGCGCGAGAGCGAGGAACAATTCCGCTCCGCGTTCGACGACTCTGCCATCGGCATGGCCCTCGTCTCCAACGAGGGCACGACCCTGCGCGTGAATGCCGCGCTGGCGAACATGTTCGGCTATACCCTCGAGGACGCGGTCAGGACGCAGTGGCATCAGATCCTCCACCCGGACGAGATCCCGGAAGCTTCGGTGGTTCTCCGGGAGATCGCCGCAGGGCAACTCGCCAGCAGTCGGGCCGAGCGACGCTGCCTGCGACGCGATGGCACGCTGGTCTGGACGCAGATGACCGTCGCCGGTGTCCGCGGCCAGTCCGAGCGCCCGCCGCAGATGATTGTGCAGGCGGAAGACATCACCGAGCGCAAGCTGTCCGAATCGGCGCGGGCCGAGGCGGAGGAGCGCCTCGGCCTTGTGCTCGAAGCGACACGGGATGGCGTCTGGGACTGGGACTGCGTCACCGGGAAGATCTACTTCGGCCCGCAGTGGTTCGGCATGCTCGGGTATCCGGCGGAGGGCCGCTTCGGTGACATCTCGGTCTTCACGCAGCTGGTGCACCCCGAGGACTTGACCGCCCTGTGGCCCGCCGTCGAGCGCCACCTGGAGGCCCCCGGCGAGGACTTCGACAAGACGTTTCGCATGCGCCACGCCGAGGGCCATTGGGTCTGGATCCGGGCCCGGGGCCGCGCCTTCTCGCGCGACGCCGAGGGCCGGGCCGTGCGCATGGTCGGCACGCATACCGACGTGACGCACCAGAAGGCGCTGGAGGAGCAGATCCGTCACGGACAAAAGATGGATGCCGTCGGCAAGCTCGCCGGCGGCATCGCCCACGACTTCAACAACCTGCTCACCGCCATCGGCTCCACCACGGAATTGCTGCTGGACACCACGTCGGCGGGCGATCCCCACGAACAGGATTTGCAGAACATCGCGTTGGCCGCTGACCGGGCCAAGGCGCTCACGCGGCAGTTGTTGGCCTTCTCCCGCCAGGATGTGGAACAGAGCGCCATGGTGGTGGTGGATGCGGTCGTATCGCAGGTGGCGCCGTTGCTGCACCGGATGCTCGGACCGGCCCAGGCCCTGCGCGTCGAACTGGCGGCACCGGACCAGCTGTTGCGTCTCGACCCCGCCAACCTCGAGCTCGCGCTGCTCAACCTGGTGGCGAACGCCCGCGATGCGATGCCTGATGGCGGGACGGTGCTGATCTCCACGCAGGTGGTCGACGAGGCGCCCGGCCTCGACGCCCCGGCCCCACGCGTCGCCACCCGGTTCGTGATCATCACGGTGCGCGACACCGGCGTCGGGATGACCGACGAGGTTCGCGAGCGAATCTTCGAACCATTCTTCACCACCAAACCCCAGGGCAAGGGCACCGGCCTCGGCATGCCGACCGTCTACGGATTCGTGCGGCGCTTGCAGGGGAGCGTGCAGGTCGAGTCACTGCCGGGAGAGGGCACCACGGTGCGGCTCATACTCCCGATCCTCACCGAAGTGGACGACTCGGCGTCCGTCGACGCTCGGCATCTGCCGAAACAGGCGGGCCGCGCCGTGCGCCGCCTCCTGCTGGTCGACGATGATGAGGTCGTCCGTCGCAGCACGCAGCGCCTGTTGGAGCACCGTGGCATCACGGTGACCAGTGTCGAGAGCGCCGACGAAGCCCTCGCCACGCTCGCGGCAAGCACCACGCCCTTCGACGTGGTGCTCACCGACCATGCGATGCCGGGTCGCACCGGCTTCGAATTGCTGGAAGAGATCGAGAAGCGCTACCCGGCCCAGCGCGTCGTCCTGATGTCGGGATTCACGGACGACGATCGCCTGCGTCACACCTTCAGCAACCGCGATGTGCCCTTCCTGGCCAAACCATTCACGCTGGACGAGTTGATGGAAGCCCTCGAGGGATAA